The Oncorhynchus tshawytscha isolate Ot180627B linkage group LG20, Otsh_v2.0, whole genome shotgun sequence genome has a window encoding:
- the LOC112242310 gene encoding probable global transcription activator SNF2L2, translated as MEEDISLKKRKGDHHGDKDSESRDSGQEAGGEKVKKRRGRPPAKKLPPNPPELTKQLNTLVDMVINYKDGLGRQISKGFVQLPSRKEVPEYYELIRKPVDFRRIRERVRNHKYRSVGDLEKDIILLCHNAQTFNLEGSQIFEDSIVLKSVFESARQRIVIDDEEKKDSTAICDDGGRDNQFGSSEVKTVTKQVKQRMKKEERSRKMKVKKTVYSDVDSDEDLEDNTAKDEG; from the exons ATGGAGGAGGACATCAGCCTAAAGAAACGGAAAGGTGATCACCATGGCGACAAAGACTCTGAGTCCCGAGACTCCGGCCAGGAGGCTGGAGGTGAAAAGGTCAAGAAACGCAGAGGTCGACCTCCGGCAAAGAAACTGCCCCCCAACCCTCCCGAGCTCACCAAGCAGCTTAACACACTGGTGGACATGGTTATCAACTACAAAGACGG GTTGGGCCGTCAGATCAGCAAAGGCTTTGTCCAGCTGCCTTCTAGGAAGGAGGTGCCAGAGTACTACGAGTTGATCCGCAAgcctgtggacttcaggaggatcAGG GAGCGTGTGCGCAATCACAAGTACCGGAGTGTGGGAGATCTGGAGAAGGACATCATACTGCTGTGTCACAATGCCCAGACCTTCAACTTGGAGGGATCTCAG ATATTTGAGGACTCAATCGTTCTCAAGTCTGTTTTTGAGAGTGCACGACAGAGGATCGTCATTGACGATGAGGAGAAAAAGGACAGCACTGCCATCTGTGACGATGGAGGTCGAGACAATCAGTTTGGTTCATCAGAAG TGAAAACGGTGACAAAGCAGGTGAAACAGAGGATGAAGAAAGAAGAGCGGAGCAGAAAGATGAAGGTCAAGAAGACAGTCTACAGTGATGTAGACAGCGATGAGGATCTGGAGGACAATACAGCTAAAGATGAGGGTTGA
- the LOC112242311 gene encoding probable global transcription activator SNF2L2: MLAPLLGFCFSSDQLMKRLAARRYAGLLILSPPAAAAAHPATTHSDPQSQTADCSQENGALEDMEEDISLKKRKGDHHGDKDSESRDSGQEAGGEKVKKRRGRPPAKKLPPNPPELTKQLNTLVDMVINYKDGLGRQISKGFVQLPSRKEVPEYYELIRKPVDFRRIRERVRNHKYRSVGDLEKDIILLCHNAQTFNLEGSQIFEDSIVLKSVFESARQRIVIDDEEKKDSTAICDDGGRDNQFGSSEVKTVTKQVKQRMKKEERSRKMKVKKTVYSDVDSDEDLEDNTAKDEG; this comes from the exons ATGCTTGCCCCCCTTCTGGGTTTCTGCTTTTCGAGTGATCAGCTGATGAAGAGGCTAGCAGCTCGCCGCTATGCTGGCTTGCTAATTCTCTCCCCTCCAGCTGCAGCCGCAGCCCATCCAGCTACAACCCATTCTGATCCACAGAGTCAGACTGCAGACTGCAGCCAG GAGAACGGGGCCTTGGAGGACATGGAGGAGGACATCAGCCTAAAGAAACGGAAAGGTGATCACCATGGCGACAAAGACTCTGAGTCCCGAGACTCCGGCCAGGAGGCTGGAGGTGAAAAGGTCAAGAAACGCAGAGGTCGACCTCCGGCAAAGAAACTGCCCCCCAACCCTCCCGAGCTCACCAAGCAGCTTAACACACTGGTGGACATGGTTATCAACTACAAAGACGG GTTGGGCCGTCAGATCAGCAAAGGCTTTGTCCAGCTGCCTTCTAGGAAGGAGGTGCCAGAGTACTACGAGTTGATCCGCAAgcctgtggacttcaggaggatcAGG GAGCGTGTGCGCAATCACAAGTACCGGAGTGTGGGAGATCTGGAGAAGGACATCATACTGCTGTGTCACAATGCCCAGACCTTCAACTTGGAGGGATCTCAG ATATTTGAGGACTCAATCGTTCTCAAGTCTGTTTTTGAGAGTGCACGACAGAGGATCGTCATTGACGATGAGGAGAAAAAGGACAGCACTGCCATCTGTGACGATGGAGGTCGAGACAATCAGTTTGGTTCATCAGAAG TGAAAACGGTGACAAAGCAGGTGAAACAGAGGATGAAGAAAGAAGAGCGGAGCAGAAAGATGAAGGTCAAGAAGACAGTCTACAGTGATGTAGACAGCGATGAGGATCTGGAGGACAATACAGCTAAAGATGAGGGTTGA